CGGCGTGCAGGGCGGCGACGGCGGCGGCGACGTCCGCGGCGCGGGCGCGCTCCCGTTCGGCCAGCTCGGCCTCGGCGACGCGACGGGCGGCGTCGGCGTCGGCCGCGCCCGCCCGGAAGCCCGCGGCGTGTCCCTCCGCGTACCCGCGGCGGCGGGCGCGCTCCTGTTCCGTACGGTGGTCGGAGCCGCCGAGCCGGGGGAAGGCAGCGGGGGCGAAGGCGTCAGTAGACATATTCGTCCTCGTCCGCCCGCTGCACGGTGATGTCTCCCGCGGCCTCCAGGGCACGGATCGTCCGGACGATCTCGGCCCGCGCCTCCTCGACCTGGGAGACGCGCACCGGGCCCAGCGTCCGGGCCTCCTCGTCGAGGTTCTCGCGGTTGCGCTCGGACACGTTGCGGCGGATGAGGTCGACGATCGGCTGCTGCGCCCCCTTGAGGGCGAGAGCCAGGGAGCGGATGTCCATGCCCCGCAGCACGCGCTGGGTGTCCCGGTCGTCGAGCTTGACGATGTCCGCGAACGTGAACATGCGCGAGCGGATGTCCTCGGCGAGGGCGCTGTCGCGGTCCTCGATGCTGGCCAGCAGCGCCTTCTCGATCGTCGCTCCCGACCGCCCGATGATCTCCACGAGCGGCTCGACGCCGCCGAGCACCTCGGGACTGTCCCGCGAGGCGAGGCTGCCGGTCCGGGCCTTGAGGGCGTCGGCGACGATGACGATGGCCTCCTGCGAGGCGGTGCCCATGGTGGCGATGGCCTGGGCGACGTCGGTCCGCGCCGGATCGGGCAGCGCGGCGAGGACGGCGGCGGCCTGTTCGGCGGGGAGATGGGCGAGCACCAGGGCGACGGTCTGCGGCAGCTCGCCGTCGAGGAGCGTGGCGAGGTGGGCGGCGTCGGCGGAGGCGAGGAAGTCGAACGACGCGCTCATCGACGTCGAGCCGACCCGGCCGAGCACGGCTGCCGCCCGCTCGGAGCCGAACGAGGCCTCCAGCAGACCTGCGGCGATGTCGCGTCCGCCGCGCGCCGGCGGGAGGTGCCCCGCGGCGATGCGATGGAACTGCCCCAGCGCCTGGACCGTGGTCTCCGCGTCGAGAT
This genomic stretch from Microbacterium sp. Nx66 harbors:
- the fliG gene encoding flagellar motor switch protein FliG produces the protein MSGLTDRQTAAIVLMNLDRAQAVEVMKHLSEAEAEAVAAEIIGLQDLDAETTVQALGQFHRIAAGHLPPARGGRDIAAGLLEASFGSERAAAVLGRVGSTSMSASFDFLASADAAHLATLLDGELPQTVALVLAHLPAEQAAAVLAALPDPARTDVAQAIATMGTASQEAIVIVADALKARTGSLASRDSPEVLGGVEPLVEIIGRSGATIEKALLASIEDRDSALAEDIRSRMFTFADIVKLDDRDTQRVLRGMDIRSLALALKGAQQPIVDLIRRNVSERNRENLDEEARTLGPVRVSQVEEARAEIVRTIRALEAAGDITVQRADEDEYVY